The following coding sequences are from one Caloenas nicobarica isolate bCalNic1 chromosome 25, bCalNic1.hap1, whole genome shotgun sequence window:
- the ADRA2B gene encoding alpha-2B adrenergic receptor, which translates to MGGAASGYSAPATAAIAATITFLVLFTIAGNALVILAVLSSRALQAPQNLFLVSLAAADILVATLIIPFSLANELLGYWYFEQTWCEIYLALDVLFCTSSIVHLCAISLDRYWAVSRAVPYGAQRTPRRVKCGIVAVWTIAALISLPPLVYKGGEKAAAPGGRPQCKLNEEAWYVLSSSVGSFFAPCLIMILVYLRIYLIAKRRSRRQTTKPPRSGTPNVTPAPGAEPPGTRPPADRTSLLSPEEPPAPAAAGTAPQPGGRPRDTLATGTGRVVLARRVPALNAWRRKTQLNREKRFTFVLAVVIGVFVLCWFPFFFLYSLGALCPQHCKVPDGVFQFFFWIGYCNSSLNPVIYTVFNQDFRRAFRRLLCRRRAPTPW; encoded by the coding sequence ATGGGGGGCGCGGCGAGCGGGTACTCGGCCCCGGCCACGGCCGCCATCGCCGCCACCATCACCTTCCTGGTGCTGTTCACCATCGCGGGCAACGCGCTGGTGATCCTGGCCGTGCTGAGCAGCCGCGCGCTGCAGGCGCCGCAGAACCTGTTCCTGGTGTCGCTGGCGGCCGCCGACATCCTGGTGGCCACGCTCATCATCCCCTTCTCGCTGGCCAACGAGCTCCTGGGCTACTGGTACTTTGAGCAGACGTGGTGCGAGATCTACCTGGCGCTGGACGTGCTGTTCTGCACTTCGTCCATCGTGCACCTCTGCGCCATCAGCCTGGACCGGTACTGGGCCGTGAGCCGCGCCGTGCCGTACGGCGCCCAGCGCACGCCGCGCCGCGTCAAGTGCGGCATCGTGGCCGTCTGGACCATCGCTGCCCTCATCTCCCTCCCGCCGCTGGTCTACAAGGGGGGGGAGAAagcggcggcgccgggggggCGGCCGCAGTGCAAGCTCAACGAGGAGGCCTGGTACGTGCTCTCCTCCAGCGTCGGCTCCTTCTTCGCCCCGTGTCTCATCATGATCCTCGTCTATTTGCGCATCTACCTGATCGCCAAGCGCCGCTCGCGCCGCCAAACCACCAAACCGCCGCGCTCGGGGACGCCGAACGTCACCCCCGCACCCGGCGCGGAGCCCCCAGGGACCCGCCCGCCGGCGGACAGGACGTCGCTGCTGAGCCCCGAGGAGCCCCCGGCGCCCGCCGCGGCGGGGAcggccccgcagcccggggGACGCCCCAGGGACACTTTGGCCACCGGGACGGGGCGGGTGGTGTTGGCGCGTCGGGTGCCGGCGTTGAACGCGTGGCGGAGGAAAACGCAGCTGAACCGTGAGAAACGCTTCACCTTCGTCCTGGCTGTGGTCATCGGCGTCTTCGTCCTCTGCTGgttccccttcttcttcctctacaGCCTGGGCgcgctctgtccccagcactgCAAGGTCCCCGACGGCGTCTTCCAGTTCTTCTTCTGGATCGGCTACTGCAACAGCTCCCTCAACCCCGTCATCTACACCGTGTTCAACCAGGATTTCCGCCGGGCGTTCCGCCGCCTGCtctgccgccgccgcgccccgacGCCCTGGTGA